A segment of the Luteolibacter arcticus genome:
TTTGCGGAGTCGTGGTTTGGAAGTATTCGCGCGTCAGCACCAACCGCGGAGTGCCGCTGATCAGGCCGACGAGTTCGCGGCCCGGTTGCAAGCATCCGGGCACCGGGAAGAATTCGATCTCGCGGTCGCCGGTCGCCAATCCCTTCGCGATGGCACCGGATGCGCGCCAGTCGATCTCGCCGACGAAGCGCCATTTGCCGGTGCCGAGGGGGATGAGGTTCACTTGAAGCTCACCCGCATGGGCGGTCGCATCGATCTCGCGCGGGAACTTCTGGAACAGGCCCGCAAGCGCGTCGCTCCGGAAGGTCTTCGTCTCGCCGACTCCGACTGAATTCGGATCGCTGGTGCGGATCGCGATCACGCGGTAGTGATAGGTCGTCTGCGGCAGCAGGTCGTCCAGCGAGACACTCACCGGGACGTTGCTATCGCCATTCACCGTGATCTGGGTCGCCCGGATCCGGTCGGGGAAGGAGATGCCGTCGGTGCCATACTCGAAGAATACATCCGCCGGACCGCCCCGTGCGCGAACCGTGCCGGCCACGCCGATGCCGCTGACTTCCAGCGGCATCGCGGCACCCGTCGTCGCGAGTGGTGACTGCAGGCCGGTGACGAAGGTGAGGTCCTCGCCGAAGCTGATGCCCACGCTGTTGAAGGCGACCACCCGGTAGTGATAGGTCTGGCCCGGCAACAGGCCCGATACCTCGCGAGCCACCGAGGCACCTTCCGTTCCGCTGCCGATGCCACGCGCGGGGGTGCTGCTTCCGTAGGTGGAAGTCAGGCCATACTCGAAGCGCACGAAGGTCGTCCCTCCCTGTGGATTGACCGTGCCGAGGAGCAGCGCGGTCGAGTCGGTGATGTCGAGCGCGTCGAGCGTGGTCACGACGGGCGCGGCCGTCGGGATCCCGGTGCCGGACCCACTTTCGCCGACCACGAAGTAGACAAACTCGCCATAGGACGACCCGAAGGAGCTGCTGCCGATCAGCCGGTAGCTGTAGAGCCCCCCAACGTCCAACCCGGTCACCGTGGCGTCGATGTCCACCACCGCGCTGCCACCGGGAACCTGTTGCACCGGCGTGGTTTCAGGGACCCAGGATGGCCCGTCGAACTTCCCGTACTCGAAAAACACCGAGGTAGCCGTGCCGTTCGGATCGACCGCGCCGACCAGTTTCACGCTGCCGGTGTCGGTGTCCACGTCGATGGCCTGGCCGGTGGCGAACAGCGGCGGAGCCTGGGTGGTCGTAAAGGTATTGGTAGCTCCGAAGATCGTGCCCGCGCCGGTGGTGATGCCGATGCGGAAGTGATAGGTCACCTGCGGCTGCAGCCCGAAAATCGGAGCCGTGATGGCCTGCGCCGCATTCCCCGAAATCACCTGTCCGGCCGTCGCGTTGCCGAAGGCGGGAGTGGTGCCGTATTGGAAGAATACGGTGGCAGGTCCATTCGGAGTGGCTGTGCCGCGCAAGGTGGCGGTCGAGTCTGCGGCGTTAGTCACCGTGCCGCTGACGACCGTTGGCGGCTGCGAGCGTCCCACCGTGAGGGTGTAGCGCTTGGTCACCGAACCATTGCCCGAGGTCACGTCGATCGGGATCACGGTATTGCCGACCGAGAGATTGACGGGGTCGCTGGCGGCATCCGTCGGGACGAGGTGGCCGGCCACTTTCACGGTGGACTGGGCAACTTCCACCAGCGGGGTGATCTGGATGGCCGGCACATCATTCGGCACGGTCACGAAGTAAGCGGTCACCCCGAAGTTGAAGGCCGGCGTCACGATCCCTTGGCTGGTGAACAGGCCGATGAGATTCGCGTTCGAAGACGGCAGGATGGTGATGACCGTGGCGCTGCTGTCCGCGCTGCCGCTGATGCTCGAGGCCCGTGCCCAGAAGCGGGTATTGCCGGTGAGCGGCGGAGTGGTGAAGGTCGGCGAGGTGGCACCGAGCACCGGGGCGTCGGTGTTTCCACTAGGCCCTTCGTACCATTGGAACTCCGGTTCAGGCAATCCGGTGGCGGCGACGATCAGCGTGGTCGTGGTGCCGAATTGAAGACTGCGCGAGGCGACCGGGTGCTGGGTGATCACCGGCGGGGTGCCAGTCACGGTCAGCGTTAGCGTTGCGTTCGACGAAGCGCCGAGCGTGGTGACGGTCAGCGGGATCGAATAGACGCCGGGAGTGGTCGGCGTGCCGGAAATCACGCCGGTAGCCGGGTTGATGGAAAGGAACTGCGGCAAGTCGGCCGCCGCCCATTGCGTGCCGCCGCCGCTTTCGCTGGAGACGATCGCATACGACATCGGCACCAGATAGGGAACAGTGGCCGCTTGGTCGGCGATCCCCGGAAGCGAGGTCAGCACCAGCGCCTTGCTATCCGCGCCGCCGGAATTGCTGGCACCGATGGTAAGCTCGAATACCCCGGCCTCCAGAGGCGTGCCGGAAATGAGGCCGCTGAGCGGCTCGAAAGTCATGCCGTCCGGCAGCACGCCACGCAGCGTGAACAGCACCGGCGAGTTGTCGGCGGTGATCTGATGGGAAAGCTCCTCGCCCTTGCTGCCGGTGACCGTGCCCAAGGAAGTGATCACCGGTGCCGTGACCACCGACTCGTAGGTGAAGGTCAGCGTGGTGAGCAACCCGGCCTCAAGAGTCACCGGCTGCATCACCGGTGGCAGGAAACCGGCAATGGTCGGGAAGCTGATGTTGTAGAGGTCCGGCGCAAGGTCATCCAACTGCGCGCCCGATGGCAGGTAAGGCGACGCGGCATTCGTCCGCCAACCCGCACCCGCGTCACGGGCCGCGGCAGGTTCGATGATCACCTTCAGGCCGCCGAGAAATTCTTCCTCATAGGGCTCCGTGGTGGTGCCGGTTTGCGAGCCGCCGCTGGTGCCGACGCCATCGCCAGCGCTGTCATTGGCGAAGCCGATCAGCTCGACCACATCGCTGTCGAACGCCCGCACCACCGTTTGACCGGTGCCGCCGAGATAGACTGCCGCGGGGTAGTAGGCACCGTTTTCCGAAAGCACGCAGACCGGTCCGCCGGACGCCCCGCCGCTGGCGCGAATGTCGGAGGTCGTGAAGGTGCGGCCAAAGGCCGGCGCGAACGCCACATCCGTCGCGGGAGTCGCATGCAGGCGGTCGAGATCGGCCTCCGCGATGCCATCGATGGGGTAGCCGACGAGGGTCTTGAGCGAGTTGGAGAGCAGGAACCCGTTGGTCAGGTTGTCGCTCGCGAGGTAGCCGCTGAAGCCGCCGCGGCCGACCTCTTCCAGGAAGAACATCGTGGCGACATCGAGGTTCTGCGATGCCGGCGAGGAAACGCCGGGCGAATTGTCGAGCACCCGCTGGGCGGCATAGCCGGTCATCAAGTAGTGGCCGCGCGGCACCTTTGGCACCGGGTCATGGACGCCGCGGTCATGCTGGAACAACCATTGCAGGCCGGTGGCGATGGAAAGCGTGCCGTCATTGAAAACCGCGTGGCCTACCGTCGCCACCACCCGCGGGCGGACGACGAAACCGCTGCCCAAACCCGCATCGCTGCGGATCTGGCCAACGAAGGCATTCGGCAGCGCGGTATCGGTCGAGAAAGTCTCGAAGGGCACCATCGTGGCCGGTGTGCCGATGGGATCCTCGGCGATGAAGTAGGTGATGTTGAGCGTGGTGGTTTGTCCCTCGTCCACCGTCGCGGTCACCGGGGCCGGGGTGGCGCGGCCGGCGATGGGCTTGCAATGAATGACGTAGCTGCCGGGAGCGAGGTCGCTGACGGTGACGCCGCTTTCCCGCCAATCCGCCTCTTCCTCGCCGAAGAAGCGCCAGCGCGCGGGTGCCTCCCCCTCCGTGAGATCCTGCGGCTTGAGGATGACGGTGAGGCTGCCGCCGACGGTGACACCGGCAGGCGTGTAAGTGCGGGTCAAGGCGAGCGGGGTGACGCTGCTCGCGACCGCCACGGCCTCGGTAGCGGGCTGAACGTAGCCGGCGACCGGGCGATACTCGATGACGCGGTCGCCAGCGGTCAGGCCGGTGGCCGGGGCACCGGACTCGCGCCAGAATTGCTCACCTGCGAAACGCCAGCCGCTGCCGATGTCGGGCGGGCTCAGCGTGAGAGCGACCGTGCCGCGCCGGTCGGCGAGCGGCACGGCAGGCGGGTATTGCTGGATCAAGCCGGAGAGCGACTCGACATTGAAGGTCTTGATTTCGCCGACTCCTTCGCCGCCCGGGCCGACGGCGCGGACGCGGTAGTAGTAGGTCACGCCTTGGTCGAGTTCGTCCACTTCGGCGCTGACCGGAGTGACTTGGTCGCCGCTGACGGAGACCGGCGTCGCCTGCACGCTGTCGAAGGAAACGCCGTCGGTGCCGTAGTCGATCCACACCTCCGCGAGAGCGCCGCGGGCGCGGGCCGAGCCATCGATGCGCACGCTGGTCGTCGTCAGCACGGTCGAGTCGCCGGTGACCGCGGTGGGGGGGGGCGAGTCCGTGGTGAAGGTCAGGATATCGCCGGGCGTGGTGCCGAGGCCATTGGATGCCGAGACGCGGTAGTGATAGGTCGAGCCGGGCAGCAATCCCTGCACCGGAATTGCGACATCGGCCGCGTCGTCGCCATTGCCGATGCCTTGGAGCGTGGTGGCGGTGCCCAGCGAGTCGGTGAGCCCGTATTCGAATTTCACCAGCGTGGTGCCGCCATTCGGGTTCACGGTGCCCCGCAGGATGGCAGTCTCGGTGGAAATCCCTGCGGCATCCACGGTGGTGACTACGGGCGGCGCGGTCGGAGCGCCGGTCCCGCTGCCGCCGCCGACGGTCACGGAGAAAATCACGTCATTGCCCAGGGCAGTGCCCGCGCTGTTGCTGGCCACCAGCCGGTAGTGATACGCGCCGTTGGCGATCAGCGAAAGGTTCGGTGCTTGCACCCCGACCGTGGCGAAGCCCGCGGGGATCTTTTGCACCGGCGTGGACTGCCCGTAGGCCGTGGTGAGGCCGTATTCGAAATACACCGAGGCCTGGACGCCGTTCGGATTCACCGCGCCGACGAGCGTGGCGGTGGAGGCGGTGACGTTCGCCGGTGCACCGGTCGCGGCCACCGGTGGATTCGGCGCGGTGGTGAACTGCCGGGTTTCGCCGTAGATCGTGCCAGCGGGATTCACCAGCACCGAGCGGAAGTGATACGTCGTCGCGCCGCTCAAGCCGCTGACGCCGGCGGCAAACCCGCCCGCTCCGGAAACATCGCGATCCGGGGTGCGGCTGCCAAAGCCCGCGGTCGGGCCGTATTCGAAATAGACCGTCGCGGCACCGTGGGGAGTGGTAGTGCCATTGAGCGTCGCCCGCGAGGAGTCGATGACTACCGCCGGAGAAGTGCCCACGACCGCGGCCGAGCCACGGCTGACATTCACCGTGTAAGTCCGCGTGGTGATGCCGTCGAAGGCGCGGACCTGCGTGGTGATGAGGTTTGGTCCCACGCCGAGCGCAATCGGATTGCTGGCGGCACCCGGGGTGACGCTGTTGCCATTGACCGTCACCGTCGCGCCTTCTCCCGAGACGGTCGGCGTCACGGTGATGGTGGAAACCGTGTTCGGGACGCTGGTCGAGTAGCTGCCGGTCAGGGGGCTGAAGGATGGCGACAACGACGCGCCGCTGATCGCGAGCGACGACAGCCTTGCATCCGACCAAGTCGGCGGGGTCACGACCAGCAAGGAGCCGGTGCCGGTGATCGCGCCCCCACTATTGGCGGCATCGTAGAGACCGTCCGGCTTGGAGACTCCGGCGAGCAGCAGCGAGGCGACGGTGTCGCTTCCGGTGAAGGTGAGGTCGAGCGCGGCTCCCGCGGCGATCGAGACCACGGACTTGTCGTTGCCGGTGTTCGGCTGGGCGAGCCGCAGGATGCCTTCGGTGACCGTGGTATTGCCGCGGTAGCTGTTCGCAGCGGTCAGCGAGAGCAGGGCGGGGCCGCCTTTCGTGAGGCCGCCATTGCCGGTAAGTGCGCCATTGAGCGTCACCGTCGCGGTGCCAGTGCCGCCGAAGCTCAGATCGACGCCGAGCCCGAGCGGTGTGTCGAGGACGACCTCGGCATCGCCGTTTTGCCGGATCTCGGGGAGCGACGCGCCATTGGTGACGAACTGCAGCGCATTCCCGGACAAGGTCACCGTGGACCCGCCGAAGGTCAGCCGGTTGAGCAGAAAGCCAGCGTTGAGGTCTTGGTTGGCGGCGTAGGTGCCGGCGGGAGAAAAGTCGAGCTCATAGGTGGCGAGCCCTGTCGCGACCGGCGCGCTGCTGTCGGCGCTGGTCCATTTCGTGGCGTCGCTCCAATCGCCCGCCACGGCATCGGTCCAGGCGAATGGCACCGGCTCGGCGGCCGGTGCGATGGCAGCAAGCAGGGCTGCCCATCCGAAGACGGCGCGGAAGACACGCGTGAGGTGGGGGAATCGGAGCATGGCGCTATTCGGGGGGAGGAGAGTTGCCATCGCGGGAACCAACGAAGCCGTTGAGACGGGAGGCCATGGCGGCAAGGTGTTCCTTCACGGGTGAAAACGCGGGGTCCTGCTGCCAAGCGGCGATCACCGCCAGGGCCTCGCGGTCATGCGCCGCGAGATCGTCGCCGCTCTGGGTCGCCTCGCGGGTGAGCAGGTTGTTTGAGACGAAGTGGTTGTTGTTCGGATAGACGCCGGCGAAGGACCGCAGCTCGGCGGGCTTGCGCGCGGGGTCGAGCAGCCAGGCTTTCACCAGCGACTGCTGCGCGGAATCGCGGAGGTCGGCGCGGGCGAACTGCTGGGCGACCATTTCCGGCCGGCTCTCCTGGAGCGCCGTATCGGCCGCGAGCCGCGTGAGTTCGTCAACCGGCTGGCGTTGGACGAGGCGGTCGAGCGTGAGGAAGCCGGCGTGGGCGAGGTCCTTGCGGTCCTTGCGCTGGATCAGCGAGGAAAGCAGCGGCGTGCTCTCGGTGGAGCCGATGTGAACGAGCACGTCGAAGGCATTGAGGTAGCCGATCGAGGGATTCGCCTGCCACGCCGGGTTGGCGATGAGTTCTTCCGTCTTCGAGCGGAGAAAGCCGGTGTCGGGATCAGCGCGGGCGACGTTGCGCAGGGCCAGCGCCCACTCGTCCGCCGAGGTCGGCTTGGCGAGGATCTCGCGGGAAAGGGCAGCGGCCGCGGAGGGGTCGAGGGCGAGCAGCGCATCGATCAGGAATGTCCGCAAAGTCGGCCACTCCTTGAGCGACCCATCGCCAGCGATTTCGAAGGAAAGCCCGGTCGTGCGGTCTTCGCCGCGGGCAAGGTAGCTGCGGATGAGAGCGACGGCCTCGTCCTTCGGCATGGAAGCAAGCGAGCGCCTCAATTCCTCGAACTCGCGCCGGGCATCCGCAGCGACCGGCTTTCCGCTGAGAAAATCCATCACCGGCGAGATCGCATCCGCGGAGGGCGAGGAGGATCCGGTTTTTGCCGGTGCCGTGGATCCGGCGGCGCTCCGGGGTTCATCCCGGGTGGTGGCTTTCCATGCCCATACCCCCACCAGGCCCGTGGCAAGCAGGGTCAGCGCGGCCGGCATGATGGGAATGCGACGCATGGCTCGGGGGAGGGAAGGCGAGGGTTTCTAACCGGGGACAAGCGACGGCAAACGGCCGCGGCGCCAGCGGCTCAAGTCGCCGGCCGTGGCAAATGCCTCAAGTAAAATGGGTGCGATGCGGGGCATCGCGACGGGTGAGTCGGGGTGATTCATCGGCTGGGGGGAGCCGTGTGGGGTGAGTCCGGGCGTGCAGAACGCGCCAACGAACGTGTCACTTTCAAGAACGTGCACAATCTTACAAGTTCAAAACCCGTAATGATAGCTGCTTGGGATAACTTTACTTTTCCGTCATCTCGATCACTCCACCGGATATGAGCTCTCCGGCATCAAGCCGTTTCATGAAGAACTGACTAGGACCGTCAGTTTCTCCCTTGCTGGCGGATGTCTTCATGAACAACTCGCATGCATGCTTGGGCGCATCGGCCTCCAAGGCCGCGAGGGCTTCGTGATAAAATGCGATCCATGGCGGTATGCCGCTATCCGCCGGGCCAAGTAATTCGTGGATCACGGTGATCTCGCGGCGACCCTTCACCCGAAAATTGCCAACCTTCCGTGTGACGAATTCGTTGCCGAGGCGGCGGCAAACCTCATCACTCATGAGGATGGAGGTTCCGAGTGCCTTGTTCAGCGACTCCAACCGCGCCGCGAGGTTCACCGCATCGCCGATCATCGTGTAGTCGACGCGCCGGACGCTGCCGATGTTGCCCGCCACGACTTCGCCGAAATGCAGGCCGATGCGGGTGTTCAGGCGTTCGCCGTTGATGACCTCGCGGCTGCTTTGGGAGAGCTTCCACGCCGCGCGCGCCGCCTTGGGCGCGGCTTGGGGCTCCGGCAGGGGCGCTCCCCACGCCGCGAAGATGGCATCGCCGATGAACTTGATGACCACGCCATCGTCATCGAAGACGTGGCTCGTGGTGCGCTCGAAGTACTCGTTGAGCGTGCTGACGATCTTCTCCGGATCACCGACGCGCTCGGACATGTTGGTGAAGTCCTCGATGTCCGTGAAGAGGATCGCGGCCTCGATCTTCTCGCCACCGACCTTCATGCGGAATCCCTCGGAGGTCAGCCGGTCGAGCATCTGCGGCGAAAGGTACTTCGCGAAGGCCTCGCGGAGCTGGCGTTGTTCCTCGGTCAGCTTCGCGCGGAAGAAACGCTCGATGTAGAAGTGCGAGGCGGTGCCCCAGACGAGCGCGACGGGGATTTGGAGAAAGGCCACCACGCTCCAGGGAAACCAGAAGCGGTGGTAGTTCATCGAGAGGGTGCCTGCGCAGATCAAGCCCGCGATCATCAGCGACGCGAGGAGGAAGCCACGGGCGGGACGCAGCCAACTGAAGAGGATGCCGGCGAGCAGGCCGGCAATCTTGATAAGCCAGGTGTCGCTTCCCGCGGTGGAGCTGGTCAGCCAGTTGTTGCTGAGAAGGTTTGCGAGCAAGGTCGCCTGCACTTCCACACCGCTCATGAGATCGAGGTCACCGCGCAGGTCGAGGCGATGGTAGGGCGTGGAGAACAGGTCGACTCCCGCGGCGGCACCCGCCATTCCCGGCTTCGCTCCCACGACCACGACCTTGTCGCGG
Coding sequences within it:
- a CDS encoding cadherin-like beta sandwich domain-containing protein encodes the protein MLRFPHLTRVFRAVFGWAALLAAIAPAAEPVPFAWTDAVAGDWSDATKWTSADSSAPVATGLATYELDFSPAGTYAANQDLNAGFLLNRLTFGGSTVTLSGNALQFVTNGASLPEIRQNGDAEVVLDTPLGLGVDLSFGGTGTATVTLNGALTGNGGLTKGGPALLSLTAANSYRGNTTVTEGILRLAQPNTGNDKSVVSIAAGAALDLTFTGSDTVASLLLAGVSKPDGLYDAANSGGAITGTGSLLVVTPPTWSDARLSSLAISGASLSPSFSPLTGSYSTSVPNTVSTITVTPTVSGEGATVTVNGNSVTPGAASNPIALGVGPNLITTQVRAFDGITTRTYTVNVSRGSAAVVGTSPAVVIDSSRATLNGTTTPHGAATVYFEYGPTAGFGSRTPDRDVSGAGGFAAGVSGLSGATTYHFRSVLVNPAGTIYGETRQFTTAPNPPVAATGAPANVTASTATLVGAVNPNGVQASVYFEYGLTTAYGQSTPVQKIPAGFATVGVQAPNLSLIANGAYHYRLVASNSAGTALGNDVIFSVTVGGGSGTGAPTAPPVVTTVDAAGISTETAILRGTVNPNGGTTLVKFEYGLTDSLGTATTLQGIGNGDDAADVAIPVQGLLPGSTYHYRVSASNGLGTTPGDILTFTTDSPPPTAVTGDSTVLTTTSVRIDGSARARGALAEVWIDYGTDGVSFDSVQATPVSVSGDQVTPVSAEVDELDQGVTYYYRVRAVGPGGEGVGEIKTFNVESLSGLIQQYPPAVPLADRRGTVALTLSPPDIGSGWRFAGEQFWRESGAPATGLTAGDRVIEYRPVAGYVQPATEAVAVASSVTPLALTRTYTPAGVTVGGSLTVILKPQDLTEGEAPARWRFFGEEEADWRESGVTVSDLAPGSYVIHCKPIAGRATPAPVTATVDEGQTTTLNITYFIAEDPIGTPATMVPFETFSTDTALPNAFVGQIRSDAGLGSGFVVRPRVVATVGHAVFNDGTLSIATGLQWLFQHDRGVHDPVPKVPRGHYLMTGYAAQRVLDNSPGVSSPASQNLDVATMFFLEEVGRGGFSGYLASDNLTNGFLLSNSLKTLVGYPIDGIAEADLDRLHATPATDVAFAPAFGRTFTTSDIRASGGASGGPVCVLSENGAYYPAAVYLGGTGQTVVRAFDSDVVELIGFANDSAGDGVGTSGGSQTGTTTEPYEEEFLGGLKVIIEPAAARDAGAGWRTNAASPYLPSGAQLDDLAPDLYNISFPTIAGFLPPVMQPVTLEAGLLTTLTFTYESVVTAPVITSLGTVTGSKGEELSHQITADNSPVLFTLRGVLPDGMTFEPLSGLISGTPLEAGVFELTIGASNSGGADSKALVLTSLPGIADQAATVPYLVPMSYAIVSSESGGGTQWAAADLPQFLSINPATGVISGTPTTPGVYSIPLTVTTLGASSNATLTLTVTGTPPVITQHPVASRSLQFGTTTTLIVAATGLPEPEFQWYEGPSGNTDAPVLGATSPTFTTPPLTGNTRFWARASSISGSADSSATVITILPSSNANLIGLFTSQGIVTPAFNFGVTAYFVTVPNDVPAIQITPLVEVAQSTVKVAGHLVPTDAASDPVNLSVGNTVIPIDVTSGNGSVTKRYTLTVGRSQPPTVVSGTVTNAADSTATLRGTATPNGPATVFFQYGTTPAFGNATAGQVISGNAAQAITAPIFGLQPQVTYHFRIGITTGAGTIFGATNTFTTTQAPPLFATGQAIDVDTDTGSVKLVGAVDPNGTATSVFFEYGKFDGPSWVPETTPVQQVPGGSAVVDIDATVTGLDVGGLYSYRLIGSSSFGSSYGEFVYFVVGESGSGTGIPTAAPVVTTLDALDITDSTALLLGTVNPQGGTTFVRFEYGLTSTYGSSTPARGIGSGTEGASVAREVSGLLPGQTYHYRVVAFNSVGISFGEDLTFVTGLQSPLATTGAAMPLEVSGIGVAGTVRARGGPADVFFEYGTDGISFPDRIRATQITVNGDSNVPVSVSLDDLLPQTTYHYRVIAIRTSDPNSVGVGETKTFRSDALAGLFQKFPREIDATAHAGELQVNLIPLGTGKWRFVGEIDWRASGAIAKGLATGDREIEFFPVPGCLQPGRELVGLISGTPRLVLTREYFQTTTPQSGAIQVFLEPASRTGTTVPLSQRAQWRLLGFNGGPWYESGHALTGIAPGNHLVEFKAALDLDAPPPAKVLITDGQTSTFAFAYNPDLDVPSSSLRELPFSDISTRRNLAYAYVGQFRTDSGSFSGFVVKPRVVATVAQALFDEVTLAQVPGAQWLFQRSLEIHEPAPMTPRGFYAFTGYAAQREVDNTPGQPSLESQKLDVAALYFLGEAGRGGYSGFLATDATTSPLADATTLKTVVGYPVRGGGSTDGRGKMNASRAKAAAYVPVSGGVFSTLQIYGLNGMLGGPVCAQRDGGSYFPAGIYLGGNNTENHVRAIDDGVIDLFGRAEITANTGDNNTSGGISLTSYTAVSTTTNRGALTVILEPAEARLAGALWKLGTDSSFVISSARKNNLTAGNYALEFKALPGFVAPPQQTVAVLANNLLTVTVTYQPAVSALALWRTTNFGSSTNAGTGSDSQDPDGDGIINIDEYTAGTDPNDPTDVFRVSAATKTDTTFSVVVPGKLGRLYTLERCADPAAGLWQDVATSGPALLNGDINLTDPALSGDRAFYRVTVELLLP
- a CDS encoding adenylate/guanylate cyclase domain-containing protein, producing the protein MLDAPTSIAAANRTERLLRLATGFVGVALAVAAGYLALFRLGGDARTLSYDLPFTISHHSYGGVDDVRIVYIDELDGSFVNRSAQSKLLDKLNEAGARAVVYDLIFDAPSQDPSIDREFAAAMLRFRGVDENLTPIPGKTQRPILLACGRRALNHAAASPEEVSVIGEQLIPPNDELLAAADDFGLVALMHDKKFTVRELSTGTPDEPSLTWKAAVALGAPLAEADRESPRWVNYAGRPNTIPTFDASRLLAGPLPTFLRDKVVVVGAKPGMAGAAAGVDLFSTPYHRLDLRGDLDLMSGVEVQATLLANLLSNNWLTSSTAGSDTWLIKIAGLLAGILFSWLRPARGFLLASLMIAGLICAGTLSMNYHRFWFPWSVVAFLQIPVALVWGTASHFYIERFFRAKLTEEQRQLREAFAKYLSPQMLDRLTSEGFRMKVGGEKIEAAILFTDIEDFTNMSERVGDPEKIVSTLNEYFERTTSHVFDDDGVVIKFIGDAIFAAWGAPLPEPQAAPKAARAAWKLSQSSREVINGERLNTRIGLHFGEVVAGNIGSVRRVDYTMIGDAVNLAARLESLNKALGTSILMSDEVCRRLGNEFVTRKVGNFRVKGRREITVIHELLGPADSGIPPWIAFYHEALAALEADAPKHACELFMKTSASKGETDGPSQFFMKRLDAGELISGGVIEMTEK